A stretch of the Coprobacillus cateniformis genome encodes the following:
- a CDS encoding glycoside hydrolase family 1 protein produces MNKNFLWGSSISGGQCEGGFESRSETVVDIIPQGKETRFQYLNEPDHYLERPIDFYPSQKGVEFYENYQEDIALFAKMGLKALRFSILWSRIYLDDTDEPHEAGLQFYDNVINELLKYHIEPIITTIHFDMPLWIVQKYNGFSNRKVVELYQRYIQTIVYRYHDRVKYWISFCEINVMNSALYMVGGTVLQPHQDREAVLHQCAYHKLLANALFVKTCHEIDTSLRVGCEVAGTPCYPFTSSPLDYQLMMENERKNNRYTDVMVKGIYPYYFQKEMLDYGIKMFEDDLKILKENPLDFIAVSYYKSSLATHTGMKDNPCLDKTAFGWTIDPLGFRLMLNQMYERYEIPIMVVENGLGTYDKVEEGQIHDNYRINYLKEHIEQMKLAIQDGVNVIGYLTWSAMDVVSTSEGLMSKRYGFIYVDRNDDGSGTLKRIPKDSFYWYQKLIREESQDEV; encoded by the coding sequence ATGAATAAGAATTTTTTATGGGGAAGTTCTATAAGTGGAGGACAATGTGAAGGAGGCTTTGAAAGTCGTAGTGAAACAGTTGTTGATATTATTCCTCAAGGTAAGGAAACAAGATTTCAATATTTAAATGAGCCTGATCACTATCTAGAAAGACCTATAGATTTTTATCCATCTCAAAAGGGTGTTGAATTTTATGAAAACTATCAGGAAGATATTGCATTATTTGCTAAAATGGGTCTTAAAGCGTTAAGGTTTTCAATACTTTGGTCACGGATTTATCTTGATGATACAGATGAACCACATGAGGCTGGTTTACAGTTTTACGACAATGTTATTAATGAATTATTGAAATATCACATAGAGCCTATTATTACAACAATACATTTTGATATGCCCTTATGGATTGTTCAAAAATATAATGGTTTTTCAAATAGAAAAGTTGTTGAACTCTACCAAAGATATATTCAAACAATCGTTTATAGATATCATGACCGTGTCAAATATTGGATATCTTTTTGTGAAATCAATGTCATGAATAGTGCGTTGTATATGGTAGGAGGAACGGTTCTTCAGCCACATCAGGATAGAGAAGCTGTTTTACATCAATGTGCATATCATAAACTATTAGCCAATGCTTTATTCGTCAAGACTTGTCATGAGATAGATACATCTTTAAGGGTTGGCTGTGAAGTTGCAGGGACTCCCTGTTACCCTTTCACATCTTCACCACTTGATTATCAATTAATGATGGAAAATGAAAGAAAAAATAATCGTTATACTGATGTCATGGTCAAAGGAATCTATCCTTATTATTTTCAAAAGGAAATGCTTGACTATGGTATTAAGATGTTTGAAGATGATCTAAAAATCTTAAAGGAAAATCCTCTCGACTTTATTGCAGTGTCATATTATAAGAGTTCTTTAGCAACACATACTGGTATGAAGGATAATCCTTGTTTAGATAAAACAGCTTTTGGATGGACAATTGATCCATTAGGATTTCGTTTGATGTTAAATCAAATGTATGAACGTTATGAAATTCCTATTATGGTTGTTGAAAATGGATTAGGAACTTATGACAAGGTAGAAGAGGGTCAAATACATGATAATTATCGTATCAATTATTTAAAAGAACATATTGAACAGATGAAATTAGCCATTCAAGATGGTGTTAATGTGATTGGATATTTAACATGGTCTGCAATGGATGTTGTTTCAACAAGTGAAGGATTGATGTCTAAGCGTTATGGCTTTATTTATGTAGATAGGAATGATGATGGGTCAGGTACATTGAAACGTATTCCTAAAGATTCGTTTTATTGGTATCAAAAATTAATACGAGAGGAGAGTCAAGATGAAGTTTAA
- the rpiB gene encoding ribose 5-phosphate isomerase B, which produces MKIGIGNDHVAVEYKKEITQYIQDKYGYEVINFGTDSTKRFNYPVAGEAVANAVISGEVDKGIVICGTGVGISLAANKVNGIRCVTCSEPYSAKLSREHNNTNMLAFGARVVGIELAKMIVDAWLTGEYEGGRHQVRIDMLKDIEEKQKKLYE; this is translated from the coding sequence TGCAGTTGAATATAAAAAAGAAATTACACAGTATATTCAAGACAAATATGGTTATGAAGTGATTAATTTTGGAACAGATAGTACCAAAAGGTTTAATTATCCTGTTGCTGGTGAAGCCGTTGCAAATGCGGTGATATCAGGGGAAGTGGATAAAGGGATTGTCATTTGTGGAACGGGTGTAGGGATTTCATTAGCCGCTAATAAAGTCAATGGCATTCGTTGTGTCACTTGCAGTGAACCCTATTCAGCAAAGCTATCAAGAGAACATAACAATACCAATATGTTAGCCTTTGGAGCAAGAGTTGTTGGTATAGAACTGGCAAAGATGATAGTTGATGCCTGGTTAACAGGTGAATATGAAGGTGGTAGACATCAGGTACGTATTGATATGTTGAAAGATATTGAAGAAAAACAAAAGAAATTATATGAATGA
- a CDS encoding PRD domain-containing protein: MIITKPLNNNVVMAKNNKQEEVIVVGTGIGFHKKAGDVIDERKIQKVFSVADNNKLAELISQIPGVYIELTEKIVQYARRKYHLELNQNIYLGLTDHIYFALQRLQENIDLDNPFLIDIQHFYQQEYKIGLYAKEMIHRMFHIQISDDEVGYIAMHIIENEFQQKRQDFDKIFKVVNESVCFIRKYYLKDVKESSLAYTRLVNHVKYFAKRYVEGHENQSQNRLLKETIQGVFQKEQKCINRLSLHLKDEFGKEMSESEKNYLILHLRNCCELKE, from the coding sequence ATGATAATAACTAAGCCATTGAATAATAATGTTGTGATGGCCAAAAATAACAAGCAAGAGGAAGTGATTGTTGTAGGGACAGGAATTGGTTTTCATAAAAAAGCAGGTGACGTGATTGATGAACGGAAAATACAGAAAGTGTTTTCTGTTGCTGACAATAATAAATTAGCTGAACTAATTTCACAGATTCCTGGAGTATATATTGAACTGACTGAAAAAATAGTACAATATGCGAGAAGAAAATATCACTTGGAACTCAATCAGAATATTTACTTGGGATTAACAGATCATATTTATTTTGCATTGCAAAGATTACAGGAAAATATAGATTTAGATAATCCATTTCTGATTGATATTCAACACTTTTATCAGCAGGAATATAAGATTGGTTTGTATGCAAAAGAAATGATTCATCGCATGTTTCATATTCAGATTTCAGATGATGAAGTTGGATATATTGCAATGCATATTATTGAAAATGAATTTCAGCAAAAGAGACAGGATTTTGATAAGATATTTAAAGTTGTGAATGAGAGTGTTTGTTTTATTAGAAAGTATTATTTAAAAGATGTGAAGGAAAGTTCTTTAGCTTATACCAGATTGGTCAATCATGTAAAATACTTTGCAAAAAGATACGTAGAAGGTCATGAAAATCAATCACAAAATCGTTTGTTAAAGGAAACAATTCAAGGTGTTTTTCAAAAAGAACAGAAATGTATTAATCGTTTATCTTTGCATTTAAAAGATGAATTTGGGAAAGAAATGAGTGAATCAGAAAAGAATTATTTAATTCTACATTTAAGAAACTGTTGTGAATTAAAAGAATAG
- a CDS encoding MurR/RpiR family transcriptional regulator — MIKELFETITLTPQEKNVVQYIQEHPECLLNINAKELAKLTYVSSPTIIRLSKKLGFTGYHDFQLTYVQEYMLHQKNLSSRLTKESSIDDVIQILPQIYDQVFHETKNMIQKEAFVRTINYMLQAKQIDFYANDNNYSEVQSACLKLNTLGIRAQAFNTLSQHYVDTFQPQDVLSFVVSHSGKNQTMVDAAYYLRKKRSRVIAITGILDPTLELICNESLYIDSSLHHLPIPVMLYGLSIHYILDILISILTIKKDKLEKA, encoded by the coding sequence ATGATAAAAGAATTGTTTGAAACAATAACATTAACCCCACAAGAAAAAAATGTTGTTCAATATATCCAGGAACATCCAGAATGTCTACTCAATATAAATGCTAAAGAATTAGCTAAATTGACTTATGTCAGTTCACCAACCATTATTAGATTATCTAAAAAACTCGGATTTACTGGGTATCATGATTTCCAACTCACTTATGTTCAAGAATATATGTTACATCAAAAAAATTTATCTTCACGTTTAACAAAAGAAAGTTCAATTGATGATGTGATTCAAATTCTTCCTCAGATTTATGATCAAGTCTTTCATGAAACAAAAAATATGATTCAAAAAGAAGCCTTTGTCAGAACAATAAACTATATGTTGCAAGCAAAACAAATTGATTTTTATGCAAATGATAATAATTATTCAGAAGTCCAGTCTGCCTGCCTAAAATTAAATACCTTAGGCATCCGCGCTCAAGCTTTTAATACTCTAAGTCAACATTATGTAGATACATTCCAACCACAAGATGTTTTATCCTTTGTTGTGAGTCATTCAGGAAAAAATCAAACAATGGTAGATGCAGCTTATTATTTAAGAAAAAAAAGATCTCGTGTCATTGCGATTACAGGAATTCTGGATCCAACATTAGAATTAATCTGTAATGAAAGCCTGTATATTGATTCTTCACTTCATCATTTACCAATTCCAGTGATGTTATATGGCTTATCTATCCATTATATTTTAGATATATTAATCTCTATTTTGACAATCAAGAAAGATAAGTTAGAAAAAGCATAG
- a CDS encoding VOC family protein, with amino-acid sequence MKFNEVMHLSFYTEQLDVMRDFYENKLGLKAKIIMRYEAYKGQKERGAWAQRAKTRPHDIAYIFIELAPGQYLELFPKGDGQLEHEIPDTRLGYSHFALMVDDIHVAREELVKAGVEIDIEPNKGQSETWQMWVHDPDGNKFEIMQYTEKSLQHKGNIEEDEKKYGKSK; translated from the coding sequence ATGAAGTTTAATGAAGTGATGCATTTATCTTTTTATACAGAGCAATTAGATGTAATGAGAGATTTTTATGAAAATAAGTTAGGTTTAAAAGCCAAGATTATTATGCGTTATGAAGCTTATAAAGGTCAAAAAGAAAGAGGAGCATGGGCGCAAAGAGCCAAAACACGTCCTCATGATATTGCCTATATTTTTATTGAACTGGCACCAGGTCAATATCTAGAACTTTTTCCTAAAGGTGATGGTCAGTTAGAACATGAGATACCTGATACAAGATTAGGGTATTCACATTTTGCATTAATGGTTGATGATATACATGTTGCAAGAGAAGAACTGGTTAAAGCAGGTGTCGAGATTGATATTGAACCAAATAAAGGACAGTCTGAAACATGGCAAATGTGGGTTCATGATCCTGATGGCAATAAGTTTGAAATTATGCAATATACAGAAAAGTCTTTACAGCATAAAGGGAATATTGAAGAAGATGAAAAAAAGTATGGTAAAAGTAAATAA
- the deoC gene encoding deoxyribose-phosphate aldolase: MEKNILASYIDHAVLDPQMTVEQLKEKIIIGVNYGCKSVCVNPSAIDIAKDCIQGSKTLLCVVCDFPFGCSHIESKLMQAQAIIDKGDIYEIDMVMNYGLLKSHEYEKVIHEITLMSHLCHQHHVGLKVIVETDALTKEEIKAAVECCIKGEADFIKTSTGYLKSEHLEGASPDVIRLIVETAQGRIKVKGSGCVRSRERLVELIELGIDRAGVGCSSTEKILGVSYD; encoded by the coding sequence ATGGAAAAGAATATTTTAGCAAGTTATATTGATCATGCAGTATTGGATCCACAGATGACTGTTGAACAATTGAAAGAAAAGATAATAATTGGTGTCAATTATGGATGTAAGAGTGTTTGTGTCAATCCTTCAGCTATTGATATTGCCAAAGATTGTATTCAGGGATCAAAGACATTACTATGCGTTGTCTGTGATTTTCCTTTTGGATGTAGTCATATAGAATCGAAATTAATGCAAGCTCAAGCCATTATTGATAAAGGTGATATTTATGAAATTGATATGGTGATGAATTATGGTCTTTTAAAAAGTCATGAATATGAAAAAGTCATTCATGAAATCACATTAATGAGTCATTTATGTCATCAGCATCATGTTGGACTCAAAGTGATTGTTGAAACAGATGCTCTTACAAAAGAAGAAATCAAGGCAGCGGTTGAATGCTGTATAAAAGGAGAAGCTGATTTTATCAAAACCTCAACAGGATATTTGAAAAGTGAACATCTTGAAGGAGCATCACCAGATGTCATACGACTGATTGTAGAGACTGCACAAGGAAGAATAAAAGTGAAAGGCTCAGGATGTGTTCGTAGTCGTGAAAGACTGGTTGAGCTTATAGAATTAGGGATTGATCGTGCTGGGGTTGGATGTTCTTCAACAGAAAAGATTCTAGGTGTTTCTTATGATTAG
- a CDS encoding DUF4867 family protein — translation MKSINDESFQTFGNIIDEDISDVIAYVATNVHPPKLGNRYYSSVPAVEQFSSVQKVYGYMEVMAGVISGHIMCFMIFWLLVIFM, via the coding sequence ATGAAAAGTATAAACGATGAAAGCTTCCAAACTTTTGGAAATATTATTGATGAAGATATCAGTGATGTGATTGCTTATGTTGCAACAAATGTCCATCCTCCCAAACTTGGAAATCGTTATTATTCAAGCGTCCCAGCAGTTGAGCAATTTTCATCAGTACAAAAGGTTTATGGATATATGGAGGTTATGGCCGGAGTTATTTCTGGCCATATCATGTGTTTTATGATATTTTGGTTGCTGGTCATTTTTATGTAA
- a CDS encoding Gfo/Idh/MocA family protein codes for MIRWGIIGLGRISQRFLKGLSYFDDAVLYAVASRTPNTRKQFLQDYPDVKVYADYGELLDDSLIDVVYIALRHKDHYEWSRKALLKHIAVLCEKPATLFYHQTADLVHLSQENQIFFMEAMKSRFIPLRDDIKNLIQRDGIGDILRIETSFCNEVPYDKKSYFYETEQGGALYDVAIYNIAAILDFISSQFQNIHINQVRQHSVDVYNEIEITFQSHQTARIECAFDRNKEKKMMIIGTKGKIECTPFYRPTQATVTIGDQSYMLERDYIYDDFYTEIAAVHDALKNHQYQHSQMSHYDSLRCIQLLENIIYLSQREELNYE; via the coding sequence ATGATTAGATGGGGAATCATTGGATTAGGGAGAATTTCACAGCGTTTTTTAAAAGGATTAAGTTATTTTGATGATGCAGTTCTTTATGCTGTTGCTTCTAGAACCCCTAATACCAGAAAGCAGTTTTTGCAAGATTATCCAGATGTAAAAGTTTATGCTGATTATGGAGAACTCTTAGATGATTCTTTGATTGATGTTGTTTATATTGCATTAAGACATAAAGACCATTATGAATGGTCAAGAAAAGCTTTATTAAAACATATTGCAGTTCTATGTGAAAAGCCAGCGACATTGTTTTATCATCAGACTGCTGATCTTGTACATCTATCTCAGGAGAATCAAATCTTCTTTATGGAGGCCATGAAGAGTCGCTTTATTCCATTAAGAGATGATATTAAGAATCTAATACAAAGAGATGGAATAGGTGATATTTTAAGAATTGAAACATCATTTTGTAATGAAGTTCCCTATGATAAAAAGAGTTACTTCTATGAGACAGAACAGGGTGGTGCACTTTATGATGTTGCGATTTATAATATTGCTGCTATTTTAGACTTTATATCATCACAGTTTCAAAACATTCACATCAATCAAGTTCGTCAACATAGTGTTGATGTTTATAATGAGATAGAAATCACTTTCCAATCTCACCAAACAGCAAGGATTGAATGTGCATTTGATAGAAATAAAGAAAAGAAAATGATGATTATCGGGACAAAAGGAAAGATAGAATGTACACCATTTTATCGACCAACACAGGCAACAGTAACTATAGGTGATCAATCTTACATGCTGGAAAGAGATTATATTTATGATGATTTTTATACTGAGATTGCTGCTGTTCATGATGCTTTGAAAAATCACCAGTATCAGCATTCTCAAATGTCTCATTATGATTCTTTAAGATGTATTCAATTATTAGAGAATATAATTTATTTAAGTCAAAGGGAAGAACTAAATTATGAATAA
- a CDS encoding PTS sugar transporter subunit IIA: MLLRKNIKVEDDGQTIYAPVSGSVIPIEDVHDEVFCQKMMGDGLAIEPTEGKLYAPVSGIITVVFPTKHVIAITSMEGIDVIIHVGIDTVELKGTYFHPYVKVGDKVKAGDMLMSIDLKNIKKRYHPTTMIVIENDEDYQLFKTDHKDIQAAGELMKVRR, translated from the coding sequence ATGTTACTTAGAAAAAATATAAAAGTAGAAGATGATGGACAAACAATTTATGCACCAGTAAGTGGAAGTGTTATACCAATAGAAGATGTTCATGATGAAGTGTTTTGTCAAAAGATGATGGGAGATGGTCTTGCTATTGAACCAACTGAAGGAAAACTGTATGCACCAGTTTCAGGAATCATTACTGTTGTCTTTCCGACTAAGCATGTGATTGCAATCACTTCTATGGAAGGAATTGATGTTATTATTCATGTTGGTATTGATACGGTTGAATTAAAAGGTACATATTTTCATCCCTATGTGAAAGTAGGAGATAAAGTCAAAGCTGGTGATATGCTGATGTCTATTGATTTAAAAAATATTAAAAAAAGATATCATCCAACAACAATGATTGTAATTGAAAATGATGAAGACTATCAGTTATTCAAGACTGATCATAAAGACATTCAAGCGGCAGGAGAATTGATGAAGGTAAGAAGGTGA